Part of the uncultured Desulfobacter sp. genome, CTGTGGGACCTGTGACCAGCACAATGCCAAAGGGCATGGTGATCAGATTTTTATATTTTTTCAACTCCGACGGTGAGAACCCCAAACTCTCCAGATCCTGAAAAAGGATTTCAGGGTCCATAATCCGCATCACCACCTTTTCGCCAAATGCCACAGGGATCGTGGAGACCCGTAGTTCCACTTCCTGGTCCTTTTTGAGCATTTTAATACGGCCGTCCTGGGGTCGGCGCTTTTCGGCCATATCAAGGGCAGACAGATTTTTGATCCGACTGATCACAGCATTATGAAGTTTTTTCGGTAATTTATAGACCGTATGCAATGCACCGTCAATGCGCATGCGCACAAGGCAGATATCGCGTTTGGGCTCAATGTGCACATCACTGGCCTTCTGGTCAAAGGCATAGGAAAACAGATGGTTCACGGCATTGACAATATGCTGGTCCGTGGACGGCGGCTCATCCATGTTACCAAGATTGACCGACCGTTCAAGATTGCCTAAATCCACCCCGGTTCTGGAAAATAAATTTTCAGCCGCGCTGATGGAATGATGAAACCCGAAAAACTCCTTGATGAGCCTTGCCACATCCGTTTTTGAACTGACAATGGGAGAGACCTTCAAATTGGTCACCCGCTGTACATCGTCAATGGCCTCATGGTTAAAAGGGTTCGGTGTGGCCACCACTAATTTGCCGCCTTTCATATGCAAAGGAAGCAGCAAATGCCTCAGGGCAAAGGATCTGGAAATGGTGCCGGTGACAAGATTGAGTTCAAGCTTTAACGGATCAATTTTTTTATAGGGAAGATGCCAGCTTTCGGCCAGGGTTTTAAAAATCAGATCTTCATCAATCACTTTGTCGGGTTCATCCAACCGGTTCAAATTCAAATAGACCAGCACATCAATAAAAGAGACGGCGTTAAACGCATCTTGCCTGTTCCCGGACGCTTTGCCGGCGGCTTGTTCGGCAAGTTTCTTTTTGATGTCATGGGCCCGGCCAAGCAAATCTTTGGCCTGGTCCACAGATATCAAGCCTTTTTCTATCAGTGCCCGGCAAATGGCCTTGGCACTGAAATACCTGTCAGAATTTAAATGCATAAACAACCTATGAAGAGTGTTGAAACAGCTTGCAAAAATGTATTGCGATTAATTCAATTAACCTGAATTTTTGCTTGAATTCAAGTGTCATTTTCGTCACGAATATTTTTACCTTGACTTTTGGTCCCCTTCGGATCACAAATTATGCCCCGGCCTGACGGCAGGCCTGTGACATTCACATTTTATTGAGACACACGATGACATACCTCAAACTTTTATTAACCGCTTTTTTCTGGGGCGGTACATTTATTGCCGGCAAAGGCCTGGCTGGCCATGTTCACCCATTTTGTGCCGCTTTTTTAAGGTTTACCATTGCATCATTTTTTCTGGTGATATTGGTGATCCGGCAAGAGGGA contains:
- a CDS encoding GspE/PulE family protein, producing the protein MHLNSDRYFSAKAICRALIEKGLISVDQAKDLLGRAHDIKKKLAEQAAGKASGNRQDAFNAVSFIDVLVYLNLNRLDEPDKVIDEDLIFKTLAESWHLPYKKIDPLKLELNLVTGTISRSFALRHLLLPLHMKGGKLVVATPNPFNHEAIDDVQRVTNLKVSPIVSSKTDVARLIKEFFGFHHSISAAENLFSRTGVDLGNLERSVNLGNMDEPPSTDQHIVNAVNHLFSYAFDQKASDVHIEPKRDICLVRMRIDGALHTVYKLPKKLHNAVISRIKNLSALDMAEKRRPQDGRIKMLKKDQEVELRVSTIPVAFGEKVVMRIMDPEILFQDLESLGFSPSELKKYKNLITMPFGIVLVTGPTGSGKSTTLYSSLRMVSSPEVNITTIEDPIEMIHEEFNQIGVQPAIDVTFGSVLRNIMRQDPDIIMVGEIRDLETAQAAVQAALTGHLVLSTLHTNDAVSTVFRLLDLGIPPYLIHSALTGVVAQRLVRKICPHCAQAFEMDRRELTDLGLWVPGEGPLKLRHGKGCVKCRNTGYRGRTGIYEILAYTRELKQLTTGQANLGDMRQTARKQGLKSLRENGIVKMLEGRTTYQEILRVTWEQA